In Vibrio tritonius, the following are encoded in one genomic region:
- a CDS encoding DedA family protein: protein MSLQQLVAEYGYLAVAIGTFFEGETILVLGGFAAHRGYLDLFWVIASAFGGTLFGDQLYYFIGRSKGKSAIDKRPKWKAKSARVFHLLNKHQVLLILGFRFLYGIRTVTPFLIGASNVPPQRFIVLNIIGALIWAIAVGVLGYLFGHTVELFLHNIKHYEVTFFAAICFCAIVLWSWKRWKSENK from the coding sequence ATGTCTCTGCAGCAGTTAGTGGCGGAATACGGATATTTAGCCGTCGCCATCGGGACCTTTTTTGAAGGGGAAACCATTTTGGTGTTAGGCGGCTTTGCTGCCCATCGTGGTTATCTAGATCTGTTTTGGGTTATTGCCAGTGCGTTTGGTGGTACCCTGTTTGGTGATCAACTTTACTATTTTATCGGTCGGAGCAAGGGTAAAAGTGCTATCGACAAGCGCCCTAAATGGAAAGCAAAATCCGCTCGCGTGTTCCACCTTCTAAATAAGCATCAAGTCTTATTGATTCTAGGGTTCCGTTTTTTGTACGGTATTCGAACAGTCACTCCGTTTCTCATTGGAGCAAGTAATGTGCCTCCGCAACGATTTATTGTGCTTAATATTATCGGCGCTCTCATTTGGGCGATTGCAGTGGGTGTATTAGGGTATTTGTTTGGTCATACTGTTGAACTATTCCTGCACAATATCAAGCATTATGAAGTCACGTTTTTTGCGGCGATCTGTTTTTGTGCCATCGTGTTGTGGTCATGGAAGCGTTGGAAAAGTGAGAACAAATAA
- the maiA gene encoding maleylacetoacetate isomerase — MNKFELYSYWRSSAAYRVRIALNLKQIEYEQKAVNLLTEQGHPIHFHLLNPNGLVPVLVHGDVVLNQSLAIMLYLDEHFPQPSLLPKGDDRYQVIAMAQDIISDIHPLNNLRVLRYLTNPIGATQEQKGAWYHHWIHAGFEALENRLVACSGHYAFGDSVTMLDVCLVPQVYNAERFDVDMERYPIIQRITEKLRLHPAFVRALPENQPDAS, encoded by the coding sequence ATGAATAAGTTCGAATTATACAGTTATTGGCGTTCTTCCGCGGCTTACCGTGTGCGCATTGCGCTCAACCTAAAGCAGATCGAGTATGAACAAAAAGCGGTGAACTTGTTGACCGAACAGGGCCATCCCATCCACTTTCATTTACTCAACCCTAATGGTTTGGTTCCTGTGTTGGTTCATGGCGACGTAGTGCTCAATCAAAGTTTGGCGATTATGTTGTATCTCGATGAACATTTTCCGCAGCCATCTTTATTGCCAAAGGGAGATGACCGTTATCAGGTAATCGCTATGGCACAAGACATTATTAGTGATATCCATCCGCTGAACAATTTACGCGTATTGCGTTATTTAACTAATCCGATAGGGGCAACCCAAGAGCAAAAAGGGGCATGGTATCATCACTGGATACATGCAGGGTTTGAGGCGCTAGAAAATCGGTTGGTGGCATGCTCTGGTCATTATGCTTTTGGTGACAGTGTCACTATGTTGGATGTTTGTTTGGTGCCGCAAGTGTATAATGCAGAGCGTTTTGATGTGGATATGGAGCGTTATCCAATTATTCAACGGATCACAGAAAAACTTCGCTTACATCCAGCCTTTGTTCGTGCATTGCCGGAAAATCAACCAGATGCGTCGTGA
- a CDS encoding homogentisate 1,2-dioxygenase — protein sequence MPNRIWYPHQEGICSKQAHADFPEQTFEREAGRDGFYGPASHFHHRHAPTGWSDWQGDLRPRAFDFTKLECALQGSPWSVPTLLHNDQCKIRFWQISQSMETLVRNADGDELLFIHAGEGEFYCDYGHLTVTQGDYVLIPRGTLWRIDVSQSLAILMVENSNGRFGLPDKGLVGNHAIFDPAILRVPAINDAFRDQYSEQTTHVSVKRGDTLSTITYPFNPLDAVGWHGDLSVVSLNWRDIRPLMSHRYHLPPSAHTTFVADGFVVCTFVPRPVESDDRALKVPFYHSNDDYDEVLFYHHGQFFSRDNIHPGMVTFHPAGFTHGPHPKAYQKAQTQPATFIDEVAVMIDTRNALRFTQDAKNIEVEDYVNSWRIG from the coding sequence ATGCCTAATCGAATTTGGTATCCACATCAAGAAGGGATCTGCTCTAAACAAGCGCACGCCGACTTTCCAGAGCAAACCTTTGAAAGAGAAGCGGGTCGCGATGGATTTTATGGTCCAGCGAGCCATTTTCATCATCGTCACGCACCTACTGGCTGGAGTGATTGGCAAGGGGATTTACGCCCAAGAGCCTTCGATTTTACAAAGTTAGAATGCGCCTTGCAGGGCTCTCCTTGGAGCGTACCTACCTTACTGCACAACGACCAATGCAAAATTCGCTTTTGGCAGATAAGCCAGTCAATGGAAACGCTGGTGCGTAATGCTGATGGCGATGAACTGTTGTTTATTCATGCCGGTGAAGGTGAGTTCTACTGTGATTATGGGCATTTAACGGTGACACAAGGGGATTATGTTTTGATCCCACGAGGAACGCTATGGCGCATCGATGTAAGCCAATCTTTAGCCATTCTAATGGTTGAAAACAGTAATGGGCGCTTTGGATTGCCTGATAAAGGTTTGGTCGGTAATCATGCGATTTTTGATCCGGCCATCTTGCGCGTGCCGGCTATCAATGATGCTTTTCGTGACCAATACAGTGAACAAACCACTCATGTATCGGTTAAGCGGGGTGATACGCTTTCAACCATCACGTATCCGTTTAACCCTCTTGATGCGGTGGGATGGCATGGCGATTTAAGTGTCGTGAGCCTCAACTGGCGTGATATTCGCCCTCTCATGTCTCATCGCTATCATTTGCCTCCTTCGGCACACACTACTTTTGTTGCTGATGGTTTTGTCGTATGTACCTTTGTGCCTCGCCCTGTAGAATCTGACGATAGGGCGCTAAAAGTGCCGTTTTACCACAGTAATGATGATTATGATGAAGTCCTTTTTTATCATCATGGGCAATTCTTTAGCCGCGATAATATTCATCCAGGCATGGTGACTTTTCATCCTGCTGGGTTTACGCATGGTCCACATCCTAAAGCGTATCAAAAAGCACAAACTCAACCTGCCACTTTTATTGATGAGGTGGCGGTAATGATAGATACGCGCAATGCACTTAGATTTACTCAAGATGCGAAAAACATCGAAGTTGAAGATTATGTGAACAGTTGGCGAATTGGCTGA
- the hppD gene encoding 4-hydroxyphenylpyruvate dioxygenase, with translation MKFDENPLGTDGFEFVEYTAVSPEQISSLKELFTQMGFAEIAKHRSKEAWLYRQGEIQFIVNADPRSQARQFAAIHGPSVCGMAFRVRDAATAFDYACNHGASAYKGEIGPMELNIPAILGVGGSVIYFVDRYGEHSIYDVDFVFYPDYRERLATVNTGLLCVDHLTHNVMRGHMDEWAEFYERIGNFREVRHFDIEGKYTGLLSRAMTSPCGKIRIPINESRDDQSQVEEFIRQYNGEGIQHIALSTNNIYQSVKTLRKLGMRFMVTPDTYYEQIDKRVSTHQEDVEQLKALNILIDGDAETDGILLQIFTETVIGPVFFEIIQRKGNSGFGEGNFRALFESIEEDQVRRGVIDNA, from the coding sequence ATGAAATTCGATGAAAACCCTTTAGGTACCGATGGTTTTGAATTTGTTGAATATACAGCAGTATCTCCGGAACAAATAAGTTCACTTAAAGAATTATTCACCCAAATGGGCTTTGCTGAAATTGCCAAGCATCGCTCTAAAGAGGCTTGGTTGTATCGCCAAGGAGAAATTCAATTTATTGTGAATGCCGATCCTCGCAGCCAAGCGCGGCAATTTGCGGCGATACATGGTCCTTCCGTGTGTGGCATGGCGTTTCGTGTACGAGATGCTGCAACAGCCTTTGATTACGCCTGTAATCATGGAGCCAGCGCCTACAAGGGCGAAATAGGGCCGATGGAACTCAACATTCCTGCCATTTTAGGTGTTGGCGGTAGTGTCATCTATTTTGTTGACCGTTATGGTGAACACTCTATCTACGATGTGGATTTTGTGTTTTATCCCGATTATCGGGAGCGACTCGCGACCGTGAATACTGGTTTACTTTGTGTGGATCATCTTACTCATAATGTCATGCGTGGCCATATGGATGAATGGGCTGAGTTTTATGAACGTATTGGTAATTTTCGTGAAGTTCGCCATTTTGATATTGAAGGCAAATATACCGGCCTTCTAAGCCGAGCAATGACGTCCCCATGCGGGAAAATTCGAATTCCAATTAATGAATCGCGCGATGATCAATCGCAGGTAGAAGAATTTATCCGTCAATACAATGGTGAGGGAATTCAACATATTGCGCTATCCACGAATAACATTTATCAGTCGGTGAAGACTTTACGCAAACTGGGCATGCGCTTTATGGTTACTCCTGATACGTATTACGAGCAGATAGATAAACGTGTTAGTACACACCAAGAAGATGTTGAACAACTCAAAGCACTCAATATCCTCATTGATGGAGATGCAGAAACTGATGGCATTTTGCTGCAGATTTTTACGGAAACAGTTATCGGCCCGGTCTTTTTCGAAATCATTCAACGTAAAGGAAATAGCGGTTTTGGGGAGGGGAATTTCCGCGCGTTATTTGAATCGATTGAAGAGGATCAAGTCCGCCGCGGGGTGATCGACAATGCCTAA
- a CDS encoding methyl-accepting chemotaxis protein: protein MDNTNQNIIDEEVSFPQDMELVSTTDIRGHITYANEEFCKVAGFTLEELLHKNHNIVRHPSMPKEAFQDLWDHLKEEQNWRGAVKNRCKDGRYYWVDAFVTPIYEHGELVGYQSVRRNLTPEIRKRAEIAYDKMLNGRRALPLFDFKASTKLTLSFVASLIVIVGTIFISPYLSVLLPLVYCMLFYSDVVTNSRYNEELSGIYDSISRYIYCDHPKNNAEFHIRMQKGKVKTIVGRTLDSGRDLLTKVKQMQQLSKSSQNNIEVQTEELEKISTAVEEMVATIHEVARNSSQTSDQVRNASQLCQKAMQNIQSTETKVMDLSDEVNNSAAATDLLAEKIEQIDSVMNEIQGVAEQTNLLALNAAIEAARAGEQGRGFAVVADEVRALSQRTHKATEGIQSSMKDVVATLSTLKSTMQAGEKAAQSCVEDTSNTKASVSDLTEAVRIIDDAATQISTAAEQQSVVAKEINENLTTIKDASGRNLNDANGVFELANDVQLKADQLANLGMSFKA, encoded by the coding sequence ATGGATAACACTAATCAAAATATCATCGATGAGGAAGTTTCGTTTCCTCAAGACATGGAATTGGTATCGACCACTGACATTCGAGGCCATATTACTTATGCCAATGAAGAGTTTTGTAAAGTGGCTGGGTTTACTCTTGAAGAGCTGCTGCATAAAAACCACAACATCGTGCGGCATCCTTCCATGCCAAAAGAAGCGTTCCAAGATTTGTGGGATCATTTAAAGGAAGAGCAAAACTGGCGTGGCGCTGTGAAAAACCGATGTAAAGATGGACGTTACTACTGGGTTGACGCCTTTGTTACACCGATTTATGAGCATGGTGAACTGGTCGGTTACCAATCGGTACGTCGTAACTTAACTCCTGAGATTCGCAAGCGTGCAGAAATCGCCTATGACAAAATGTTAAATGGTCGTAGGGCGCTGCCTCTATTCGATTTTAAAGCATCGACAAAGCTCACTTTAAGTTTCGTTGCCAGCCTTATTGTGATCGTTGGAACCATCTTTATCAGTCCTTATTTATCGGTGTTGTTACCTCTTGTTTATTGCATGTTGTTTTATAGTGACGTTGTCACGAATTCTCGGTATAACGAAGAATTATCAGGGATTTATGACAGTATTTCCCGTTATATCTATTGCGACCATCCCAAAAATAACGCTGAGTTTCACATTCGAATGCAGAAAGGCAAGGTAAAAACCATTGTTGGACGTACCCTCGACAGTGGTCGCGATTTGCTCACTAAAGTGAAACAAATGCAGCAGTTATCAAAAAGCAGTCAAAATAACATTGAAGTGCAAACGGAGGAGCTAGAAAAAATCTCTACTGCTGTAGAAGAGATGGTGGCGACGATTCATGAAGTGGCTCGCAACAGTTCGCAGACCTCCGATCAAGTTAGAAATGCTTCGCAGTTGTGCCAAAAGGCGATGCAAAACATTCAATCGACCGAAACTAAGGTAATGGATTTGTCGGACGAGGTGAATAATTCCGCTGCGGCAACCGACCTGTTAGCGGAAAAAATAGAACAAATTGATTCGGTGATGAATGAAATTCAAGGGGTGGCGGAACAAACTAACTTGCTGGCGCTTAACGCAGCCATTGAAGCGGCTAGGGCGGGAGAGCAAGGGCGTGGGTTCGCTGTGGTTGCCGATGAAGTTCGTGCTCTGAGCCAAAGAACGCATAAAGCGACTGAGGGTATTCAATCTTCCATGAAAGATGTGGTAGCAACCCTCTCTACGTTAAAGAGTACGATGCAAGCTGGGGAGAAGGCTGCGCAAAGCTGTGTTGAAGATACCAGTAACACCAAAGCAAGTGTGTCGGATTTGACAGAAGCGGTACGAATTATTGACGATGCCGCAACGCAAATCTCCACTGCGGCTGAACAGCAAAGTGTTGTGGCTAAAGAAATTAATGAAAACTTAACCACAATTAAGGATGCATCAGGTCGCAACTTAAATGACGCTAATGGCGTGTTTGAATTGGCTAACGACGTACAACTCAAAGCCGATCAACTAGCGAATTTAGGGATGTCATTTAAAGCTTAG
- a CDS encoding fumarylacetoacetate hydrolase family protein has translation MKLATLKNAQRDGKLVVVNRDLTRYVAVPEIAHSLQEALDNWDKVESPLLDIYQELNAGKRSDAHDFDSQRCHSPLPRSFHWADGSAYVHHVELVRKARGAEMPPSFWTDPLMYQGGSDTFLAPMDDIVLRDTTWGLDFEGEVAVITDDVPQGCSQEQAAQAIKLLMLVNDVSLRELIPGELAKGFGFYQSKPSSSFSPVAVTPDELEGVWADGRVMLPLVSTLNDVVFGRPEAGKDMTFNFPQLICHAAKTRALSAGTIIGSGTVSNVQPEDDSSLVANGGVGYSCIAERRMIEILQWGHPQTHFLQPGDNIRLEMLDSKGLSIFGAINQRVVE, from the coding sequence ATGAAGCTGGCAACTTTAAAAAATGCTCAACGGGACGGTAAATTGGTCGTTGTAAATCGAGATCTTACTCGTTACGTGGCGGTACCCGAAATTGCACATTCATTACAAGAGGCTCTGGATAACTGGGATAAAGTCGAGAGTCCACTACTCGACATATACCAAGAACTCAATGCAGGTAAGCGGTCCGATGCCCATGATTTTGACTCACAACGATGTCATTCACCGTTACCGAGATCGTTTCATTGGGCAGATGGTTCCGCTTATGTTCATCATGTGGAATTAGTTCGTAAGGCGCGCGGAGCCGAAATGCCGCCTAGCTTTTGGACGGATCCGCTTATGTATCAAGGGGGGAGTGATACTTTTCTTGCACCAATGGATGATATCGTTCTTCGTGATACGACTTGGGGGCTGGATTTTGAAGGGGAAGTTGCGGTTATTACGGATGATGTTCCTCAGGGATGCAGTCAAGAACAAGCCGCGCAGGCGATTAAATTATTGATGTTGGTGAATGATGTTTCTTTACGTGAGTTAATTCCAGGGGAGCTCGCAAAGGGGTTTGGCTTTTATCAATCAAAACCCTCGTCTTCATTTAGTCCTGTAGCAGTAACGCCCGATGAGTTGGAGGGGGTATGGGCAGATGGACGAGTGATGCTGCCATTGGTTAGCACACTCAATGACGTTGTCTTTGGGCGGCCAGAGGCCGGTAAGGACATGACGTTTAATTTTCCTCAATTGATTTGTCACGCTGCTAAAACGAGAGCATTGTCTGCTGGTACGATTATTGGCTCAGGTACGGTATCGAATGTTCAACCAGAAGATGACAGTAGCCTAGTTGCCAATGGAGGCGTGGGGTATTCCTGTATTGCAGAAAGACGCATGATTGAAATTCTGCAATGGGGCCACCCACAAACACACTTTTTACAGCCAGGAGATAACATTCGTCTTGAAATGCTCGATTCTAAAGGGCTATCCATTTTTGGAGCTATAAACCAACGAGTCGTGGAGTAA